A portion of the Blastochloris tepida genome contains these proteins:
- a CDS encoding beta-ketoacyl-ACP synthase yields MAGGRRDRQGRPVVAITGMGVVTSLGQGKADNWAAIMAGKSGLSTIKRFPLDGLKTTVAGTIDFIPAEPFCAAELTERLAHVAVEEALAEAAIGRKGFFPGPLFLAMPPVETEWEQREAVLAAGPKAEPVTYATLLAGAATGKFRAWGERFLFGSVADHVAERFGTQGSPITLSTACASGASAIQLGVEAIRRGETAAALCVGTDATVNLESLVRFSLLSALSTANEPPEEASKPFSKNRDGFVMAEGAAALVLEDYEAAVARGARILGILEGVGELADSFHRTRSSPDGKPVIGCMKNALADASVGPEAIDYVNAHGTGTPENDKMEYNSMTVVFGDLLKTLPVSSNKSMVGHTLSAAGAIETVFSILTMANGRIPPTINYKVPDPAIPLDVVPNVPRDAEVARVLSNSFGFGGQNVCLVLAREPA; encoded by the coding sequence ATGGCTGGCGGACGTCGCGACAGGCAGGGCCGGCCGGTGGTCGCCATCACCGGCATGGGCGTGGTGACCTCGCTCGGGCAAGGCAAGGCCGACAACTGGGCCGCCATCATGGCCGGCAAGTCGGGCCTCTCCACCATCAAGCGCTTCCCGCTGGACGGGCTCAAGACCACCGTCGCCGGCACCATCGACTTCATCCCGGCCGAGCCGTTCTGCGCCGCCGAGCTGACCGAGCGCCTCGCCCATGTCGCGGTCGAGGAGGCGCTGGCCGAGGCGGCCATCGGCCGCAAGGGCTTCTTCCCCGGCCCGCTGTTCCTGGCGATGCCGCCGGTCGAGACCGAGTGGGAGCAGCGCGAGGCGGTGCTGGCGGCCGGGCCGAAGGCCGAGCCGGTCACCTACGCCACGCTGCTGGCCGGCGCCGCGACGGGGAAATTCCGCGCCTGGGGCGAGCGCTTCCTGTTCGGCTCGGTCGCCGACCATGTCGCCGAGCGGTTCGGCACCCAGGGCTCGCCGATCACGCTGTCGACCGCCTGCGCCTCCGGCGCCTCGGCGATCCAGCTCGGCGTCGAGGCCATCCGCCGCGGCGAGACGGCCGCAGCGCTCTGCGTCGGCACCGACGCCACGGTGAACCTCGAATCGCTGGTGCGGTTCTCGCTGCTGTCGGCGCTGTCGACCGCCAACGAGCCGCCGGAGGAGGCCTCCAAGCCATTCTCCAAGAACCGCGACGGCTTCGTGATGGCCGAGGGCGCCGCCGCTCTGGTGCTGGAGGACTATGAGGCGGCGGTTGCGCGGGGCGCGCGCATCCTTGGCATCCTCGAGGGCGTCGGCGAGCTCGCCGATTCCTTCCACCGCACCCGCTCCTCGCCCGACGGCAAGCCGGTGATCGGCTGCATGAAGAACGCCCTGGCCGACGCCTCGGTCGGCCCCGAGGCGATCGACTACGTCAACGCCCACGGCACCGGCACGCCGGAAAACGACAAGATGGAGTACAACTCCATGACCGTCGTGTTCGGCGACCTGCTCAAGACGCTGCCGGTGTCGTCCAACAAGTCGATGGTCGGCCATACGCTGTCGGCGGCCGGCGCCATCGAGACGGTGTTCTCGATCCTCACCATGGCGAACGGCCGCATTCCGCCCACCATCAACTACAAGGTTCCCGACCCGGCGATCCCGCTCGACGTGGTGCCGAACGTGCCGCGCGACGCCGAGGTGGCGCGGGTGCTGTCGAACTCGTTCGGCTTCGGCGGCCAAAACGTCTGCCTGGTTCTGGCGCGGGAGCCGGCGTGA
- a CDS encoding SDR family NAD(P)-dependent oxidoreductase — protein MAPVETKSLRVLLTGGGRGVGAASVRALAQAGFGVTFTYRSASTEADALVAELAAAHPGQGFEARALDLTDKAAVEAFAATVADESYFGFVHNAGMPYDTLAAMMDQDKAEVLMQVNYWSFTRLAKAVVRGMMRARAGRIVGIGSIAALRGSQGNAPYAGSKAAIIGYAQTLAAESARRGITVNVIAPGFVDTDMLAPYAAFRQKMEAQIPLGRFVKPEEVAGLVAFLLSPPAGAITGQTLVIDGGLSSTLTLQR, from the coding sequence ATGGCCCCCGTGGAAACGAAAAGCCTTCGCGTCCTGCTCACCGGCGGCGGCCGCGGCGTCGGCGCCGCCAGCGTGCGGGCGCTCGCCCAGGCCGGCTTCGGCGTCACCTTCACCTACCGATCAGCCAGCACCGAGGCGGACGCGCTGGTCGCCGAGCTTGCCGCCGCCCATCCCGGCCAGGGCTTCGAGGCGCGCGCGCTCGACCTCACCGACAAGGCGGCGGTCGAGGCGTTCGCGGCCACAGTGGCCGACGAGAGCTATTTCGGCTTCGTCCACAATGCCGGCATGCCCTACGACACGCTGGCGGCGATGATGGACCAGGACAAGGCCGAGGTGCTGATGCAGGTGAACTACTGGTCGTTCACCCGGCTCGCCAAGGCGGTGGTGCGCGGCATGATGCGGGCGCGGGCCGGGCGAATTGTCGGCATCGGCTCGATTGCGGCCTTGCGCGGCAGCCAGGGCAACGCCCCCTATGCCGGCTCGAAGGCGGCGATCATCGGCTACGCCCAGACGCTGGCGGCGGAAAGCGCCCGGCGCGGCATCACCGTCAATGTGATTGCGCCGGGCTTCGTCGACACCGACATGCTGGCGCCCTACGCCGCCTTCCGCCAGAAGATGGAGGCGCAGATCCCGCTCGGCCGCTTCGTCAAGCCGGAGGAGGTGGCGGGGCTCGTCGCCTTCCTGCTGTCGCCGCCGGCCGGCGCGATCACCGGCCAGACGCTGGTGATCGACGGCGGCCTGTCCAGCACGCTGACCCTGCAGCGCTGA
- a CDS encoding zinc-binding dehydrogenase — MRALRLHGDRDLRLDEMAPPAPPAPGEVQIRIKAIGLNHIDVWGYRGMAFAKRALPLVVGAEAAGEIVALGEGVSGFAIGQPVVMYGALTCNQCKACREGRDNLCENVAGVLGFHVDGFARDVMNHPARLTIPVPAGISFQAAACAPIAYSTVEHMLFDNAKLEPGETILVQAGGSGIGTVAILMAKAIGCTVITTVGDDEKAEKAKALGADHVINYRKDRFATITRRLTGKKGVDVVFEHVGAETWNDSLLCLKRGGRLVTCGSTSGVSVQMNLMQLFQQQYRIIGSFGAPMAAIRRSLDKIAAGMAPVIDTELPVERFAEGLERLESRKVFGKIIVTF, encoded by the coding sequence ATGCGTGCGCTCAGACTCCATGGTGACCGCGATCTGCGCCTCGATGAGATGGCGCCCCCTGCCCCGCCGGCGCCGGGCGAGGTGCAGATCCGCATCAAGGCCATCGGCCTCAACCACATCGACGTGTGGGGATATCGCGGCATGGCGTTCGCCAAGCGCGCGCTGCCGCTGGTGGTGGGCGCGGAGGCGGCCGGCGAGATCGTGGCGCTCGGCGAGGGCGTGAGCGGGTTCGCCATCGGCCAGCCGGTGGTGATGTATGGGGCGCTGACCTGCAACCAGTGCAAGGCCTGCCGCGAAGGCCGCGACAATCTGTGCGAGAACGTCGCCGGGGTGCTCGGCTTCCATGTCGACGGCTTCGCCCGCGACGTGATGAACCACCCGGCGCGCCTGACCATCCCAGTGCCGGCCGGCATCTCGTTCCAGGCCGCCGCCTGCGCGCCGATCGCCTATTCCACGGTCGAGCACATGCTGTTCGACAATGCCAAGCTGGAGCCCGGCGAGACCATACTGGTGCAGGCCGGCGGCTCTGGCATCGGCACGGTGGCGATCCTGATGGCCAAGGCCATCGGCTGCACGGTCATCACCACGGTCGGCGACGACGAGAAGGCCGAGAAGGCCAAGGCGCTGGGCGCCGACCATGTGATCAACTACCGCAAGGACCGGTTTGCCACCATCACCCGCCGCCTGACCGGCAAGAAGGGCGTCGACGTGGTGTTCGAGCATGTCGGCGCCGAAACCTGGAACGATTCGCTGCTCTGCCTGAAGCGCGGCGGGCGGCTCGTCACCTGCGGCTCGACCTCGGGCGTCTCGGTGCAGATGAACCTGATGCAGCTGTTCCAGCAGCAGTACCGCATCATCGGCTCGTTCGGCGCGCCGATGGCGGCGATCCGCCGCTCGCTCGACAAGATCGCCGCCGGCATGGCGCCGGTGATCGACACCGAACTGCCGGTCGAGCGCTTCGCCGAGGGCCTGGAGCGGCTGGAGAGCCGCAAGGTGTTCGGCAAGATCATCGTGACCTTCTGA
- a CDS encoding lipid A biosynthesis lauroyl acyltransferase — MRYHVLRAKLLLARARHTLALAGLKVVDALFAAITLGALKLARRADPDRMSDVMGGVARRFGPILPVSRTGRANLRAAFPSKSAAEIEELLAGCWENLGRVAGEFPHIDRLWDFSREQPGTGRIETPSVALYDRLRDDGKPALVFAAHLANWELPAVAAAAHGLKAAVLYRAPNNLKIADAIEQVRENAMGTLIASGPDAVLTMAGVLERGEHLGMLVDQRFGRGVPVTFFGRRCMANPTIARLARLYPDVPVHGVRVIRLPNHRFRVELTEQLDLPRAKDGSIDIQASMQMITSIIEDWVREYPEQWLWLHRRWR; from the coding sequence ATGCGCTATCACGTCCTTCGCGCCAAGCTGCTGCTGGCCCGCGCCCGTCATACGCTCGCCCTCGCCGGGTTGAAGGTGGTCGATGCGCTGTTCGCGGCCATCACGCTCGGCGCCCTGAAGCTGGCGCGCCGGGCCGATCCGGACCGGATGAGCGATGTCATGGGCGGGGTGGCCCGGCGGTTCGGACCGATCCTGCCGGTCAGCCGCACCGGGCGGGCCAATCTGCGCGCCGCGTTCCCGTCGAAAAGCGCCGCCGAGATCGAGGAGTTGCTCGCCGGCTGCTGGGAGAATCTCGGCCGCGTCGCCGGCGAGTTCCCGCATATCGACCGGCTGTGGGACTTCAGCCGCGAGCAGCCCGGCACCGGGCGCATCGAGACGCCCTCGGTCGCGCTCTACGACCGGCTGCGCGACGACGGCAAGCCGGCGCTGGTGTTCGCCGCCCACCTTGCCAATTGGGAGCTGCCGGCGGTGGCCGCCGCCGCCCACGGCCTCAAGGCCGCCGTGCTCTACCGCGCGCCCAACAATCTCAAGATCGCCGATGCCATCGAGCAGGTGCGCGAGAACGCCATGGGCACGCTGATCGCCTCGGGCCCCGATGCGGTGCTGACCATGGCCGGCGTGCTGGAGCGCGGCGAGCATCTCGGCATGCTGGTGGACCAGCGCTTCGGCCGCGGCGTGCCGGTGACGTTCTTCGGCCGGCGCTGCATGGCCAACCCGACCATCGCCCGCCTCGCCCGGCTCTATCCCGACGTGCCGGTTCACGGCGTGCGGGTGATCCGCCTGCCGAATCACCGTTTCCGCGTCGAGCTGACCGAGCAGCTCGACCTGCCGCGGGCAAAGGACGGCAGCATCGACATTCAGGCCTCGATGCAGATGATCACCTCGATCATCGAGGACTGGGTGCGCGAATATCCTGAACAGTGGCTGTGGCTGCACCGCCGCTGGCGGTGA
- a CDS encoding polyamine ABC transporter substrate-binding protein — MAGRHGLMGVALAAMLALAGPAAGEPREVRVFNWSDYIDESTLAAFTKETGIEVRYNVFDSNETLETRLLAGRTGFDVVVPSGNFLQRQIKAGVFRKLDKSKLPNLVNAWPFVTEKLAVYDPGNEYGVNYMWGTTGLGYNVDMVRERLGDEPVDSWSIVFDPEKLAKLKDCGVHMLDAPDELIPAALTYLKLDPNSRDKADFEKAEKLLAPLRPYIRKFHSSEYINALANGDICLAVGWSGDVLQAKKRAAEAAEKTGRAPVQVAFAIPREGTLMFFDNFAIPKDAKNIDEAHAFIDFMLRPEIAAKNSSAVSYANGNLASQPLIEPRVRNDPAVYPPEETLAKLFIITPWDAATQRVGTRLWTKFKTGR; from the coding sequence ATGGCAGGGCGGCACGGACTGATGGGTGTGGCGCTGGCGGCGATGCTGGCGCTGGCGGGGCCGGCGGCGGGCGAGCCGCGCGAAGTGCGGGTGTTCAACTGGTCGGACTATATCGACGAATCGACGCTCGCCGCCTTCACCAAGGAAACGGGCATCGAGGTCCGCTACAACGTCTTCGATTCCAACGAGACGCTGGAGACGCGCCTGCTTGCCGGCCGCACCGGCTTCGACGTCGTCGTGCCCTCCGGCAACTTCCTGCAGCGCCAGATCAAGGCCGGCGTGTTCCGCAAGCTCGACAAGTCGAAGCTGCCGAACCTCGTCAATGCCTGGCCGTTCGTCACCGAGAAGCTCGCGGTCTACGACCCCGGCAACGAATATGGCGTCAACTACATGTGGGGCACCACCGGGCTCGGCTACAATGTCGACATGGTGCGTGAGCGCTTAGGGGACGAGCCGGTCGATTCCTGGTCGATCGTGTTCGATCCCGAAAAGCTCGCCAAGCTGAAGGATTGCGGCGTCCATATGCTGGACGCGCCCGACGAGCTGATCCCGGCGGCGCTGACCTATCTCAAGCTCGATCCCAACAGCCGCGACAAGGCGGATTTCGAGAAGGCCGAGAAGCTGCTGGCGCCGCTGCGGCCCTATATCCGCAAGTTCCATTCGTCGGAATACATCAACGCGCTGGCCAATGGCGACATCTGCCTCGCGGTCGGCTGGTCGGGCGACGTGCTCCAGGCCAAGAAGCGCGCGGCCGAGGCCGCCGAGAAGACCGGACGAGCGCCGGTGCAGGTCGCATTCGCCATTCCGCGCGAGGGCACGCTGATGTTCTTCGACAATTTCGCCATCCCCAAGGACGCCAAGAACATCGACGAGGCCCACGCCTTCATCGACTTCATGCTGCGGCCGGAGATCGCGGCGAAGAATTCGAGCGCGGTGAGCTACGCCAATGGCAATCTCGCCAGCCAGCCGCTGATCGAGCCGCGTGTGCGCAACGATCCCGCGGTCTATCCGCCCGAGGAGACGCTGGCCAAACTGTTCATCATCACGCCGTGGGATGCCGCCACCCAGCGCGTCGGCACCCGGCTGTGGACCAAGTTCAAGACCGGGCGGTGA
- a CDS encoding 3-hydroxyacyl-CoA dehydrogenase, with the protein MINRRLAIVGAGTMGTGIAINAAQNGMHVVVIDTSAAAVERAKRRAAEVYSRFVEKGRMSERERAAALSRLELGTAIGDVTRADLIIEAVFEDFAIKAPVFEEISRHAQPAALIATNTSALRVGRLAAHVANPGRFLGLHYFSPAEINPVVELVSAETTAPETADLAQAFLQATRRVALRCKDAPGFALNRFFCPYTNEAARLLGEGAGTIGEIERAAEEAFGAAAGPFRVMNLIKPRINLGAIRNLAELGPFYAPAPKMVEVGEADASFEIDQPLGPVDEARHADMVGRIRGAAFLSILQELDEDVAAPSAIDTGAKLAFKFSHPPCALMDTLGRATVEALIAPLVERYGLDMPASIAVVGRLVD; encoded by the coding sequence ATGATCAACCGACGTCTTGCCATCGTGGGCGCCGGCACCATGGGCACCGGCATTGCCATCAATGCGGCCCAGAACGGCATGCACGTCGTGGTGATCGACACTAGCGCCGCGGCGGTCGAACGCGCCAAGCGCCGCGCGGCCGAGGTCTATTCCCGTTTCGTCGAGAAGGGGCGGATGAGCGAGCGCGAGCGCGCCGCCGCACTGTCGCGCCTGGAACTGGGGACCGCAATCGGCGACGTCACCCGCGCCGATCTGATCATCGAGGCGGTGTTCGAGGATTTCGCGATCAAGGCGCCGGTGTTCGAGGAGATCTCGCGCCATGCCCAGCCGGCGGCGCTGATCGCCACCAACACCAGCGCGCTGCGCGTCGGCCGTCTTGCCGCCCATGTCGCCAATCCCGGCCGCTTCCTCGGCCTGCATTATTTCTCGCCGGCCGAGATCAATCCGGTGGTCGAGCTGGTCAGCGCCGAGACCACCGCGCCCGAGACGGCGGATCTGGCCCAGGCCTTCCTGCAGGCAACGCGGCGGGTGGCCTTGCGCTGCAAGGATGCGCCGGGGTTTGCGTTGAACCGCTTCTTCTGCCCCTACACCAACGAGGCCGCCCGCCTGCTCGGCGAGGGGGCCGGCACCATCGGCGAGATCGAGCGGGCGGCCGAAGAGGCATTCGGCGCGGCCGCCGGTCCGTTCCGGGTGATGAACCTGATCAAGCCGCGCATCAATCTCGGCGCCATCCGCAACCTCGCCGAGCTCGGGCCGTTCTACGCACCGGCGCCGAAGATGGTCGAGGTCGGCGAGGCCGATGCCAGCTTCGAGATCGACCAGCCGCTCGGCCCGGTCGATGAGGCGCGGCATGCGGACATGGTCGGCCGCATCCGCGGCGCCGCCTTCCTGTCCATCCTGCAGGAGCTTGACGAGGACGTGGCCGCGCCCTCGGCCATCGATACCGGCGCCAAGCTCGCCTTCAAGTTCTCGCACCCGCCCTGCGCCCTGATGGACACGCTGGGCCGCGCCACGGTCGAGGCGCTGATCGCGCCGCTCGTCGAACGCTACGGCCTCGACATGCCGGCGAGCATCGCCGTGGTCGGCCGGCTGGTGGACTGA
- a CDS encoding OmpA/MotB family protein: protein MARKKGGGHGGGHGWYVTFADLMGLLMMFFVTLTAFSTMDKVKLQTVAGSMREAFGTQTMFRYSGMVEVDGLPTRQKLKHVGQVNPEDATDKPAPVEPEADKDNGQRSRDMEFALATASLRQALQDLPEISDISKNIMMEETKRGLDISLVDQDGRAMFPEGMKEPVERARRVLLQLAGPLKQMPYRISITGHTAATRAPPRPGYGPWDLSADRANAVRQILEEAGVPGAQVFAVTGKADTEPMFPDDPYLSANRRVTLTLMKEAPPLPPGFTP, encoded by the coding sequence ATGGCGCGCAAGAAGGGCGGCGGTCACGGCGGCGGTCACGGCTGGTACGTGACCTTTGCCGACCTCATGGGCCTGCTGATGATGTTCTTCGTCACGCTCACCGCGTTCTCGACGATGGACAAGGTGAAACTGCAGACCGTCGCCGGCTCGATGCGCGAGGCGTTCGGCACCCAGACCATGTTCCGCTACTCCGGCATGGTCGAGGTCGATGGCCTGCCGACCCGCCAGAAGCTCAAGCATGTCGGGCAGGTCAATCCCGAGGACGCCACCGACAAGCCGGCGCCGGTCGAGCCCGAGGCGGACAAGGACAACGGCCAGCGTTCGCGCGATATGGAGTTTGCGCTGGCGACCGCCTCGCTCCGTCAGGCGCTGCAGGATCTGCCCGAGATCAGCGACATCTCGAAGAACATCATGATGGAGGAGACCAAGCGCGGTCTCGACATCTCGCTGGTCGATCAGGACGGGCGCGCGATGTTTCCGGAGGGCATGAAGGAGCCGGTGGAGCGCGCCCGGCGCGTGCTGCTCCAGCTTGCCGGCCCGCTCAAGCAGATGCCCTACCGCATCTCGATCACCGGCCACACCGCCGCGACGCGTGCCCCCCCGCGCCCCGGCTACGGCCCCTGGGATCTGTCGGCCGACCGCGCCAATGCGGTGCGCCAGATCCTCGAGGAGGCGGGCGTGCCGGGCGCCCAGGTCTTCGCGGTCACCGGCAAGGCCGACACCGAGCCGATGTTTCCGGACGATCCCTATCTGTCGGCCAATCGCCGCGTGACGCTGACCCTGATGAAGGAAGCGCCGCCGCTGCCGCCGGGCTTCACGCCCTGA
- a CDS encoding motility protein A: MDIATALGFALGTGTVLLLMMLDGDVSMFVDKHAAIVIFGGSTAATLIRFPLSTIIHGLPMGMKFAFNLRRITAHDLVEQISHLADVARKQGPIGLEKEVIEDTFLAKGIRYVADGYDSDFIRDNLERDRDNFLTHLEEGSKVYRAIGDCAPAFGMVGTLIGMVQMFANMSDPSKLGPFMAVALLATLYGAVVSNIVCLPLADKLHGRLIDEEINRSLIIDGVLMIRDSKSPGVVREMLLAYLPEHKRDELAEPVAA, from the coding sequence ATGGATATTGCGACCGCACTGGGCTTCGCGCTCGGCACCGGAACGGTTCTGCTGCTGATGATGCTGGACGGCGACGTCAGCATGTTCGTCGACAAGCACGCCGCGATCGTGATCTTCGGTGGCAGCACGGCCGCCACGCTGATCCGTTTTCCGCTGTCGACGATCATTCATGGTCTGCCGATGGGGATGAAGTTCGCCTTCAACCTTCGGCGCATCACCGCCCATGATCTGGTCGAGCAGATCTCCCACCTCGCCGACGTGGCGCGCAAGCAGGGACCGATCGGCCTGGAGAAGGAGGTGATCGAGGACACCTTCCTGGCCAAGGGTATCCGTTACGTCGCCGACGGCTACGACAGCGACTTCATCCGCGACAATCTGGAGCGCGACCGCGACAATTTCCTCACCCACCTGGAGGAGGGATCGAAGGTCTACCGCGCCATCGGTGACTGCGCGCCGGCCTTCGGCATGGTCGGCACGCTGATCGGCATGGTGCAGATGTTCGCCAACATGTCCGATCCCTCCAAGCTCGGCCCGTTCATGGCGGTGGCGCTGCTCGCCACGCTCTATGGCGCGGTGGTGTCCAACATCGTCTGCCTGCCGCTTGCCGACAAGCTGCACGGCCGGCTGATCGACGAGGAGATCAACCGCTCGCTGATCATCGACGGGGTGCTGATGATCCGCGATTCGAAGAGCCCGGGCGTGGTGCGCGAGATGCTGCTGGCCTATCTGCCCGAGCACAAGCGCGACGAACTCGCCGAACCAGTCGCGGCCTGA